The following DNA comes from Occultella kanbiaonis.
AGGAGCTCGGCCCGGTCGAGGGTCGAGGAGAGCTGCGTCAGATCGACGTCCTTGCCCTCCGCGAGACTGCCGAGCAGGCTGTTCCATGACGGGAGTCCGGCCCCGATGCTCACCCCGGCGCCGAGGAACAGTGCCAGCTCCCCGGAACGCGCGACGGCGGCGAGGCGCTCCGCGGCCGCACGCAGTTCCGGCGTGAGCAGTGCATCCCCGGAGCCGAGTTCACGCCGCCGCTCCTGGAGCGCCGTGTAGTCGGACGTGGAGTTCGCAACGATGACGATGTCGATGCCCAGAGCGGCGGACTCCTCACGGCAGACCCGCAACTGGGTGTCGATGACCTGACCGCGGTTCGGACCGAACCCGCCGTGCCCGGTGCCGAGCAGTGGCATCGAGACGAGCACGTGGGATCGCCCCTGCCCCGGATCGAGACGTGCCACCTCGGCGAGCACCCGGCGGAGCCGGGCCATCACGTCGTCGAGGTCCTCGGTCAAGGAGCGGGAGAAGTAGGACGCCACGTCCACGAACCACGTCGGCTTCGGTGGCTCGGCGGGGCCGGTCGCCGTGGCGCGGCCCCACCGTCGCTCACTCCAGCCATCCGGCTGCAGGGTCCGAACCGCCTCCCCGAACCCGGCATCGGGTAGACCGAGGGTCGGTGCCCAGTGACCGCTCACGCTGAAGTACCGATCGGTGGCGAGGATCACCGCATCGCTGTCGAGGTTCTCCATCCGTCCCTGGACGACGAACACATGCCCGTTGCTCATGAACGGACGGTATCGACGTTCGTGTGGTGCCGGGGGCACGGTTCAGTCGTTGACCACGATGTACCCGACGTTGAATGAGGCGGCGACGTTGGCGGTGCCGACGGTCATGACGTCGCCGCCGGGTGCGTCGAAGGCTTCGGAGTCCGAGGTGAGCGCCGTGTAGCCGTCCTCGTCCACGGTGCCGCACTCAGCGGTGTGGCTGACCAGGTCGACATCGTCGATTGCCACGGTCACCGTCAACGTGGAACCGTCGATGCTCGTACAGGCGACCCGCAGGAGGTAGCGACCGGCGGGGAGATGGAACCCCACGTACGCATTGGAGTCCGCCGCCGGATCCACCTGGCCGCCGGCGCCACCGGAGAACCCCTCGGCCTGGGCAAGGGTCGGGTCGAGAACCGCCGGGTCGGGCAGGTCGGGTCCGGCCGGAGCTCCGGTGCAGGCCGCGAGCAGGACCGCGCCCGCCAGGGTGGACACGAGGGTCCGTGCAGGGTGGCGCATGGGTGAACCGTAGCGACTCGGCTCGCCCGACCTCCACGCGGCGGACATCGCCGAGCGCGTCAGGGCAAGGACAACTCCGGACGGCCCCTCGGTCGAGGCGACGAAGTCCGTCCCCGCGGGTGCGCGCGGCCCGGGGACGCGAGTTCAGACGGGCGACCCGATGTACTTCTCCTCGAGGAACTCCTCGATCCCCTCGGCGCTGCCCTCGCGCCCGAGGCCGGACTGCTTCATGCCACCGAACGGTGCGGCGGGGTCGCTGAGCACGGCACGGTTCACGCCGATCATGCCGGCGTCGATGGCGAGCGCGATCGTCATGGCGTCACCGGGTGGGCCGTAGACGTAGGCGATCAGCCCGTAGATGGTGTCGTTGGCCATCCGGATCGCGTCGGCCGGGTCGTCGAAGCCGATCAGCGTGATCACCGGGCCGAAGATCTCGGTGCGGGTGATCTCGCTGCCGTGGGTGACATCGGCCAGGACCGTCGGCGGGTAGAAAGCACCGACACCGCTGGCGGTGGCGCCGCCGAGCACGACTCGGGCTCCGCCGTCGACGGCGGTGTCGACCAACGCGGCGACCTTGTCCCGCTCGGTCACCGAGACCAGGGCGCCCAGGTCGTTCTCCGGGTCGCGACCCGGCCCCGTCCGGACGCGGGACATGGCCGCCGTCAGTTCGGTCGAGAACTCCTCGAGCACGCTGGTGTGCACGTAGAACCGGTTCGCTGCCGTGCAGGCGGAGCCGCCGTTGCGCATCTTCGCGACCATCGCCCCGGCCACGGAGTCCGCGACGTCGGCCCCCTCGAGCACGACGAACGGTGCGTTCCCACCGAGTTCCATGGCCGAGCTGATCACGTTGTCGGCCGCCTCGTGCAGAAGCAGCCGGCCCACCTCGGTCGAACCGGTGAAGGAGAGCTTGCGCACGGCCGGATGGTGCAGCATCGCGCGTACGGCCGGAGCGGTGGGCGCGGGGGTCACCAGGTTGACGACGCCCGACGGCACGCCTGCCCGCTCGAGGACGCCGATCACGTAGGCCGCGGTCAGCGGTGTCTCGGAGGCGGGCTTCAGCACCACCGTGCAGCCGGCGGCGAGGGCCGGCGCGATCTTCCGGGTGGCCATCGCCGCCGGGAAGTTCCACGGGGTGATCAGGACGCTGACGCCGATCGGCTGGCGGGTGACGGTGATGCGCTTGTCCCCGGCCGGTGACAACCGGAAGTCGCCACCGATGCGGACGGCCTCCTCGGCGAACCAGCGGAAGAACTCCCGCGCGTAGCGTGCTTCGGCGAGCGCGTCGGCGTGGGCCTTGCCGTTCTCGCTGACGATGATGTCGGTCATCGTCTGCTCCTCCGCCGCCAGGAGCTCGTAGCAGCGCCGCAGCAGTTCCGATCGTTCGCGTGGCGGCGTGGCGGACCACGCCGGGAGCGCGCGCTCCGCGGCGGCGACGGCGTCGAGGCAGTCGCCGGTGGTGGCAACCGCGAACGTGGTCAGCTCGGTGCCGTCGGCCGGGTCGACGACGGAGAAGCGGCGGTCCTCCGACCCGGGCCGCCACACACCGTCGATGAAGAGATCGTTCAGGTAGGTCATGGGTGCTCTCCCGCTCAGGTGTGGTCGCCGCGCCAGGCGGCGGTGACTATTCCGGGGATCCGTTCGATCGGCCTGGCAGCCGCCACGTTCCCCGCGAGCCTGCTGATGCCCGCCGCTCGTGCCGAGATGTCCGGAAGGTCCTGGGCACGGACTCCGAGTTCGGCGAGGCTCGCCGGGATCCCGATGTCGGCGACGATCTGCTCGATCCGGCGGATCGCATCGAGAGCCGGGTCGGAGCCGGATTCGGCGACGCCGAGGAGCGTGCCTATCCGGCGCAGCGCGGGGTCGATGTCCGGTCGGCACCCACGCAGCACATACGGCAGGAGCAGGCCGGTGCCGAGGCCGTGCGGGGTCTTGGTGAGGGCCCCGATCGGGTACTGGATCGCGTGCGACAGGTGGGTTCCGGCACTCCCGAAGGCCATCCCGGCCAGCAGGCTGCCGTAGGCCATCTCGGTCCGTGCGGCGCCATCATCGGGGTCGGTGACCGCGCGGACCAGGTTCGCCGCGATGACGGTGATCGCCTCCTCGGCGAGCAGGCCCGCCAGTCGGTTCCGACCCACGAACACAGGAAGCTGGTCGGGCCACTCGGGAGTCCTGACCGCCGCCGTGTAGGACTCGATCGCGTGCACGAACGCGTCGACGCCGGCGTGTGCGGTGACCGAGGCCGGTGCACCGTGGGTCAGGGTCGGGTCGACGACGGCGAACCGCGGGATCAGGTGCGGGCTCGAGATCCCGACCTTGAGGTCCCGGCTCGGATCGGAGACCACGGCCACCGGGGTCACCTCCGACCCCGTGCCCGCCGTGGTCGGCACGGCGATCACCGGGGTGATGGGTCCCGGGACCGCGTTCTCGCCGTAGTAGTCACTGAGCCGACCCCCGTGACTGCGCAGCAGCGCCACCAGCTTCGCCAGATCCAGCGCGCTTCCACCCCCGAAACCGATGACCAGGTCGGGACCCCAGGCCGAGGCCGCGTCCGCGGCACGTTGCACCGAGTCGACCGGGAGCTCGGGCTCCACCTCGGTCCAGACCTGCAGGACCGCTCCGGAGTCCCGTAGTTCCTCGCAGGTCCGTTCGAACTGCGGCGTCTCGGCCAGGAACGGATCGCAGCACACGAACACCCGCCCGCCCAGCTCTCGCGCGAGCGGCGCGATCGACGACGCGGCGCCGTTCCCGAAGTGGATCCGGGTCGGCAGCCGGAGCAGCCCGAACCCGTCGGAGTGTGTCCGGGTGTGGCTCATGCGCCGTGCTCCTCGAGGAGTTGTTCGACCTCTCGCCAGACCTGGGGGTTGACCGGGATGCCGTTGGCCAGCCGCTCGGCCCGGGTCGCCCTCGCCCGGTCGCCCGGCACCGTGACCGGGTCCGGGCCGGTCCCGCTGGCGCGGACGTCATGGAGGTAGGCCTCCACGAGGCTGAGATGGGGGAGCCGGCCGATGCGGTCGAGTGAGATCGCGACGAAGATGTCGCCCTTCGTGGCGATGTGTTCGACGTCCAGCGTGCCCTGCTTCCGAGGGCCGAACGCCGTCCCGGTGACCGTGCCCACGAGGACCTCCAGGGCGATCCCGAGGGCGTATCCCTTCGGGCCACCGAACGGCGAGAGGGCCCCGTCGGACACCTCGGCGGGATCGGTGACCGGCCTGCCGTGACGATCGACCGCCCAGCCGAGTGGGATCGGCCGCGAGGTGGCGGCGTGGTCGAGGACCTTGCCCATCGAGACCGCCGCCGTCGACATGTCGAGGACGAGCGGCTCGCTCTCGGTCGGCACCGCGATGCCCACCGGGTTGGTGCCGACCATCGGCCGTGCGCTGCCCCAGGGGTGGACGAGCGCTTCGCTGGTCGTCAGGGCGATGCCGATCTGGCCGGCCGCGGCGATGCGTTCCACGTACGGGGCGAGCATGCCCATGTGATTGGCGTTGTGCACCGCGGCCAGGGCGACGCCGCTCTCGGCGGCCCGTCGGGTGATCGCCTCGATGGCCACCCCCGCCACCACGGGACCGAAGCCGCGCTCGCCGTCGACGCTCAGGAACGCGTCGCTGATCCACGTCGTGCGTGGCGCGACTCCGGTCCGGATGAGCCCGTTGCGCATGCGGCCGACCAGCACGGCGAGCCGCCGCACCCCGTGCGAGGGGTGGCCGCGGAGGTCGCCCTCGACGAGCACGTCCGCCTGTTGAGCGGCGTCGGCGAAGGTGGCACCCTCACCCACAAGGATCTGGACCACGGCGTCGTGCAGACGATCTGCGCTCACGGCCACGTCGGTGCCGACGCTGTTCGTCGTCATAGGTATCCTCCTCGGTCACGTCTGGACCGATGATGACCATCACGGAAGGAAGCGGCTATGACCCGTCCCGAACAGCAGGACGCAAGCTCTTCGCTCATCAAGGGCTTGTCCCTGCTCAACCTCTTCTCGGTGACCGACTTCGAGATCAGCATCAGCGAGATGGCCCGGACGTCGGGGATCCCGAAGTCCACGGCCCATCGCCTGGTGACCGATCTCGTGGAATGGGGCGCCCTCGAGCGTGGCCGGAACGGATACCGGCTCGGGGTGCGCATGTTCGAGCTCGGGCACCTGGTGCCCGCCCAGCGGACGCTGCGCGAGGTGGCGCTCCCGTATGCGCACAACCTCAACGAGGTGACCGGCCTGACCTGCAACCTCGCCGTCCGGGACAAGCACGAGATCATCTACCTCGAGAAGATCTCCCGCCGTGACCTGTTGGTCCCGCACTCGCGCCTCGGGGGCCGGCTGCCGCTGCACTGCACCGGCCTCGGCAAGGCGATCCTCGGTTTCAGCGACCACGACTTCGTGGAGTCGGTGTTGAGCGCACCCCTGACGAGGCTCTCGCCCAAGACGATCACCGACCCCACCGCGCTGCGGCGAGAGCTGGCGCGGGTGCGGGAGACCAAGGTCGCCTACGACGTCGAGGAGTCGCAGCCCGGCCTGTTCTGTGTGGCAGCACCGATCTTCGGGATGGGCAACCACCTGGTCGGAGCGATCTCGGTGACCGGTGCGACCGCGTTGTCCCAGGCCCAACGCTACGCATCCGCGGTGCGGATGACGGCGATGGCGATCTCCCGCGTGCTGGGATCGAGGCCCGGTCGTCCGGCATAGCGGGACGACCGCTTGATGCCCCTCGCCTTCCGCGCGATCGTCGGAGCCCATCGGGACGAGGACGTAGCCCGATGTCCGACGGTCGTACCCCCCCGGCCGCGGACCTCTCGAGGGAGATGAGAGCCAGTGGCGAACACGCAGGTCTCGGCATCCGCGCCGGATGTCGCGCCGGCCAGGAGCCGCAAGGAGAAGCCGCGGCGCCAGAATCTCGCGGGCTGGATGTTCGTCGGCCCGGTGATCTTCGGAGTGCTCGCGTTCCAGATCGTCCCGGTCATCGCCTCACTCGGCGTCTCGATGACGAACTGGACCGGGCTGAACGAGCCGGACTTCCTCGGTCTCGGGAACTTCGTCGCGTTGTTCACGACCGACGCCCGCTTCTACTCGACGCTGCTGAACACGGCGATCTTCACCATCGCGATGGTTGTCCTCTCGATCGCGATCGGACTCGCGCTGGCCGTTCTGTGCAATCAGCGGATCCGCGGTGTCGGCGTGTTCCGGACGCTCTACTACTCCCCGGCGATCACCAATGTCGTGGCCATCGGGTTCGTCTGGTTCTGGCTGTACGAGCCGAACAACGGCCTGATCAACTCGACCCTGCGCGGAGTCGGGATCACTGGTCCGGCGTGGCTCTCCGACCCCAGCACGGCCCTGATCGCGGTGATCATCGTGGCGCTGTGGCAGGGCGTCGGCTACCCGATGGTGATCCTGCTCGCCGGGCTGCAATCCATCGACAAGTCGCTCCTGGAGGCCGCGACCGTCGACGGCGCCTCCAACTGGCTTCGATTCTGGCGGGTCACCTTCCCGCTGCTGACCCCGAGCATCTTCTTCCTGACCATCATGCAGTTCATCTCGTCGTTCCAGGTCTTCGGCATCATCTACGTGATGACGTCCGGCGGGCCGAACAACGCGACGTCGGTCCTGATCTTCGAGATCTATCAGGTGGCTTTCGCGCAGGGGCGTCTCGGCTATGCCTCGGCGATGGGCTGGGTGCTGTTCCTGATCGTCGGCCTCGTGACCGTCTTCCAATGGAAGATGGAGAAGCGGTGGGTGCACTATGACAGCTGAACGCGTCGTGGCCCGAGCGCCACAGGGACGTGTGGTGAGCTCCGCCGACGGAGTCGAGGGTCCTCGGGCAGCACCCGCCCGACGGCGTCGCCCGCGCGGCATCGGACGGCGGACCGCGGTCATGATCACGCTGATCGTCCTGGCGGGCGTCTTCGCGATGCCGCTGCTGTGGATGGTGAGCGCGTCCCTGAAGCCGGAGAACGAGGTGCTCGCCTCGCCGCCCACGTTCATCCCGTCCGTCTTCCAGTGGGAGAACTATGCAGCTGCCGCGGACGGCCTCCTGCCGTTCTTCCTGAACAGCGTGAAGCTTGCGGCGCTCAACGTGACCGGACTGCTGTTCTTCGCATCGCTGGCCGGGTACGGGTTCGCACGCCTGAACTTCGTGGGAAAGAACGTCGCGTTCGCATTGTTGTTGGCGACGGCGATGATTCCGAGCATGGTGTACCTGATCCCGCAATACATGCTCTTCCGGGAGATCGGCTGGATCGACACGCACTTCCCGCTCTGGGTCCCCAATGTGCTGACGCCGGTGTTCGGGACATTCCTGCTGCGGCAGTCGTTCCGTGGCGTGCCGAGGGAACTGGAGGAGGCGGCGAAGCTGGACGGGGCGTCCGTGTTCGGGACGTTCTGGCGGATCATGCTGCCCCAGGTCAAGCCCGCCCTGGCCGCCGTCGGTGCCCTGACCTTCATGGCGTCCTGGAACGACCTGTTCGGGCCGTTGATCTTCCTGAACTCCACCCGGCTGCAGACCATGCCCATCGCACTCGTGCTCTTCCAGGGAGAGTTCTTCACCCAGACGAATCTCATGATGGCGGCGGCCACCCTCACGATCATTCCGCCGCTCATCCTCTTCTTCCTCGCCCAACGGTATTTCGTTCAGGGCATCACCATGTCAGGTCTGAAAGGTTAGGTCGCCGTTTCATGCGCATCACACAGGTCGAGTCCATCATCCTGCTCGAGCAGTTCCATATCGTGAAGGTCCACACCGACGAAGGGCTCATCGGGATCGGCGAGATCAGCCCGATGAAGGCGGCGGTCACGCACGCGATCGTCGAGCATGCCCTGGCGCCGCTGCTCGTGGGTGAGGACCCAGGGGACATCGAGCGGCTCTGGCGCCGGATGTACACCAAGCCCTACAAGCTCGGACCGATGGGCGCCCAGCTCGAGGCCATCGCCGGCA
Coding sequences within:
- a CDS encoding NAD-dependent succinate-semialdehyde dehydrogenase, translated to MTYLNDLFIDGVWRPGSEDRRFSVVDPADGTELTTFAVATTGDCLDAVAAAERALPAWSATPPRERSELLRRCYELLAAEEQTMTDIIVSENGKAHADALAEARYAREFFRWFAEEAVRIGGDFRLSPAGDKRITVTRQPIGVSVLITPWNFPAAMATRKIAPALAAGCTVVLKPASETPLTAAYVIGVLERAGVPSGVVNLVTPAPTAPAVRAMLHHPAVRKLSFTGSTEVGRLLLHEAADNVISSAMELGGNAPFVVLEGADVADSVAGAMVAKMRNGGSACTAANRFYVHTSVLEEFSTELTAAMSRVRTGPGRDPENDLGALVSVTERDKVAALVDTAVDGGARVVLGGATASGVGAFYPPTVLADVTHGSEITRTEIFGPVITLIGFDDPADAIRMANDTIYGLIAYVYGPPGDAMTIALAIDAGMIGVNRAVLSDPAAPFGGMKQSGLGREGSAEGIEEFLEEKYIGSPV
- a CDS encoding iron-containing alcohol dehydrogenase gives rise to the protein MSHTRTHSDGFGLLRLPTRIHFGNGAASSIAPLARELGGRVFVCCDPFLAETPQFERTCEELRDSGAVLQVWTEVEPELPVDSVQRAADAASAWGPDLVIGFGGGSALDLAKLVALLRSHGGRLSDYYGENAVPGPITPVIAVPTTAGTGSEVTPVAVVSDPSRDLKVGISSPHLIPRFAVVDPTLTHGAPASVTAHAGVDAFVHAIESYTAAVRTPEWPDQLPVFVGRNRLAGLLAEEAITVIAANLVRAVTDPDDGAARTEMAYGSLLAGMAFGSAGTHLSHAIQYPIGALTKTPHGLGTGLLLPYVLRGCRPDIDPALRRIGTLLGVAESGSDPALDAIRRIEQIVADIGIPASLAELGVRAQDLPDISARAAGISRLAGNVAAARPIERIPGIVTAAWRGDHT
- a CDS encoding IclR family transcriptional regulator; protein product: MTRPEQQDASSSLIKGLSLLNLFSVTDFEISISEMARTSGIPKSTAHRLVTDLVEWGALERGRNGYRLGVRMFELGHLVPAQRTLREVALPYAHNLNEVTGLTCNLAVRDKHEIIYLEKISRRDLLVPHSRLGGRLPLHCTGLGKAILGFSDHDFVESVLSAPLTRLSPKTITDPTALRRELARVRETKVAYDVEESQPGLFCVAAPIFGMGNHLVGAISVTGATALSQAQRYASAVRMTAMAISRVLGSRPGRPA
- a CDS encoding carbohydrate ABC transporter permease encodes the protein MITLIVLAGVFAMPLLWMVSASLKPENEVLASPPTFIPSVFQWENYAAAADGLLPFFLNSVKLAALNVTGLLFFASLAGYGFARLNFVGKNVAFALLLATAMIPSMVYLIPQYMLFREIGWIDTHFPLWVPNVLTPVFGTFLLRQSFRGVPRELEEAAKLDGASVFGTFWRIMLPQVKPALAAVGALTFMASWNDLFGPLIFLNSTRLQTMPIALVLFQGEFFTQTNLMMAAATLTIIPPLILFFLAQRYFVQGITMSGLKG
- a CDS encoding carbohydrate ABC transporter permease; translation: MANTQVSASAPDVAPARSRKEKPRRQNLAGWMFVGPVIFGVLAFQIVPVIASLGVSMTNWTGLNEPDFLGLGNFVALFTTDARFYSTLLNTAIFTIAMVVLSIAIGLALAVLCNQRIRGVGVFRTLYYSPAITNVVAIGFVWFWLYEPNNGLINSTLRGVGITGPAWLSDPSTALIAVIIVALWQGVGYPMVILLAGLQSIDKSLLEAATVDGASNWLRFWRVTFPLLTPSIFFLTIMQFISSFQVFGIIYVMTSGGPNNATSVLIFEIYQVAFAQGRLGYASAMGWVLFLIVGLVTVFQWKMEKRWVHYDS
- a CDS encoding Ldh family oxidoreductase, translated to MTTNSVGTDVAVSADRLHDAVVQILVGEGATFADAAQQADVLVEGDLRGHPSHGVRRLAVLVGRMRNGLIRTGVAPRTTWISDAFLSVDGERGFGPVVAGVAIEAITRRAAESGVALAAVHNANHMGMLAPYVERIAAAGQIGIALTTSEALVHPWGSARPMVGTNPVGIAVPTESEPLVLDMSTAAVSMGKVLDHAATSRPIPLGWAVDRHGRPVTDPAEVSDGALSPFGGPKGYALGIALEVLVGTVTGTAFGPRKQGTLDVEHIATKGDIFVAISLDRIGRLPHLSLVEAYLHDVRASGTGPDPVTVPGDRARATRAERLANGIPVNPQVWREVEQLLEEHGA